In bacterium, one genomic interval encodes:
- a CDS encoding AAA family ATPase codes for MNDYPRPFAGREPEDGRIIAVGGAKGGIGKSLVTSNLAVLLSSRGFSTAVVDLDLGGANLHLYLGEKTLQRNLHHFLNKEAELQDILIETRFGPWLIGGDNSELGAANIPFAQKLKLLRTLKRLDVDYILLDLGSNISYNVLDFFLAADYPIVIATPEPAAYLGAYRFIKVALYRKLDRLFGVESEFYTHRAPSLERLIRTAIGRGELRVRRIEQLLELVQAEQPRNLAFMQSVLDSFRPMLVMNKVPADQDTVQIVQSIQDSCRDMLSVKMDFLGYLPSSPDFERSARELTPVSASDPEGEPAAALAALIE; via the coding sequence ATGAACGACTACCCGCGGCCGTTCGCCGGACGCGAGCCGGAGGATGGGCGCATAATCGCCGTGGGCGGGGCCAAGGGCGGTATCGGCAAGAGCCTGGTCACCTCCAACCTGGCCGTGCTGCTCAGCTCCCGCGGTTTCAGCACCGCGGTGGTGGACCTCGACCTGGGCGGGGCCAACCTGCACCTCTACCTGGGCGAAAAGACCCTCCAGCGCAACCTGCACCATTTCCTGAACAAAGAGGCCGAACTCCAGGATATCCTGATCGAGACCCGTTTCGGTCCCTGGCTGATCGGCGGGGACAACTCCGAGCTGGGCGCGGCCAACATCCCGTTCGCCCAGAAACTCAAGCTCCTGCGCACTCTCAAACGGCTGGACGTTGATTACATCCTGCTCGACCTGGGCAGCAACATCTCGTACAATGTTCTCGACTTCTTCCTCGCCGCCGACTACCCGATAGTGATCGCCACCCCCGAGCCTGCGGCCTACCTGGGCGCGTACCGTTTCATCAAGGTGGCCCTCTACCGCAAGCTCGACCGTCTGTTCGGCGTGGAGAGCGAGTTCTACACGCACCGCGCGCCCAGCCTGGAGCGGCTCATCCGCACGGCGATAGGCCGGGGCGAGTTGCGGGTGCGGCGTATTGAGCAGCTCCTGGAGTTGGTGCAGGCCGAGCAGCCGCGCAACCTCGCTTTCATGCAGTCCGTGCTGGACAGTTTCCGTCCCATGCTGGTGATGAACAAGGTGCCCGCGGACCAGGACACGGTGCAGATCGTGCAGTCGATCCAGGACAGTTGCCGCGATATGCTCTCGGTGAAGATGGATTTCCTGGGCTACCTGCCCTCCAGCCCGGATTTCGAGCGCAGCGCGCGGGAGCTGACCCCAGTGAGCGCCTCCGACCCGGAGGGTGAGCCTGCCGCGGCCCTGGCCGCGTTGATCGAGTAG